GTCATGGTGTATTGGGATGGTTACTCGGGGCTCCCGGGTGGGGTAACCAGAAGAAACCCGGTCGCCTCGGCTAACATATAGTTAGACCGTAATCCATATAAAGATTTCGCCTACTTTATAAACTAACCGGCATTCCTGTTATATATGTTCCGGTTACATAGTGATTAATCGTGATCGTGAGAAGTGTCGATCGATCTACGCGACCGTAAACAGGTGGCCCTCGGTCGGAACGTCGAAGAGACCGACGCGAGCACCCGCGTCGAGCCACGCGTGACCGTACGAAAACGACGCGAGCGCGTTGACGAGGTCGTCCCGTTCGCGAAAGTGCCGTCCGTCCTCGAGATACGACGCCGCCATCTCGTAGCAGTCGTCCGCCGCGTCGGCCATCGGCGTTCCTGCCGGTGGAGCGACCGACGCCGCCTCGAGCGCCTCCGCGAGCAACTCGCCGTACCGATCCGTCTTCTCCTCGAGATCCGCAGCCATACCCGACTCTTGTCGGTCGCAACCGTAAGTGCGTCGTCGAACGGCGAACAGTATCGGGAGAACAACAGCACACATTTCAGGATGGGTGGGAG
This DNA window, taken from Natronococcus sp. CG52, encodes the following:
- a CDS encoding DUF357 domain-containing protein, producing MAADLEEKTDRYGELLAEALEAASVAPPAGTPMADAADDCYEMAASYLEDGRHFRERDDLVNALASFSYGHAWLDAGARVGLFDVPTEGHLFTVA